From Psychroflexus torquis ATCC 700755, the proteins below share one genomic window:
- a CDS encoding IS30 family transposase has protein sequence MSHLTKEQRYTISVMRKEGYNHRAIAESIDKDKSVISRELKRNKDQRSGEYRYELAVKKCRERHKTKPKQICFTNEIKTASERLLKLDYSPEQVVGILKKHQEPSVSVETLYQHIWNDKKHKGTLHKHLRHQGRRYRKRGAAKDSRGIIKDRVSIEKRPSKVELRDRFGDLEVDLIIGKNHNQAILTINDRSSGMLKMKKVPSKESKGVGLAIIDLLEDWKPYLKTITADNGKEFADHLVVAQELNIDYYFARPYHSWERGSNENLNGLIRQYLPKKTDFTKITDYQVKQIQEKLNLRPRKRFNYENPIFVMDQLLFNPEVAFMT, from the coding sequence ATGAGTCACCTTACCAAAGAACAAAGATATACAATATCTGTAATGCGCAAAGAAGGCTATAACCATAGAGCTATTGCAGAAAGTATAGACAAAGACAAGTCAGTAATTAGTCGAGAGCTAAAGCGTAATAAGGATCAAAGAAGCGGTGAATATCGCTATGAATTAGCTGTGAAAAAGTGTCGCGAGAGACATAAAACAAAACCTAAACAGATTTGTTTTACAAATGAAATAAAAACAGCTTCAGAAAGGCTTTTAAAGTTAGATTATAGTCCAGAACAGGTAGTAGGGATATTAAAGAAACACCAAGAACCTAGTGTAAGTGTTGAAACACTTTATCAACATATCTGGAATGATAAAAAACATAAAGGAACCCTACATAAGCATCTAAGACATCAAGGCAGGCGTTATCGTAAAAGAGGCGCAGCAAAGGATTCTAGGGGTATTATAAAAGACAGGGTAAGTATAGAAAAACGACCTAGTAAAGTGGAGCTCAGAGATCGCTTTGGAGATCTTGAAGTGGATTTGATAATAGGTAAAAATCACAATCAAGCTATTCTAACAATTAATGATAGAAGCTCTGGAATGCTTAAAATGAAAAAAGTTCCTTCTAAAGAATCCAAAGGGGTAGGCTTAGCAATCATAGATTTATTAGAGGATTGGAAACCTTATTTGAAAACTATTACAGCGGATAATGGAAAAGAGTTTGCAGACCACCTTGTGGTAGCGCAAGAGCTAAATATAGATTATTATTTTGCAAGACCTTATCACTCCTGGGAACGGGGTTCAAACGAAAACCTAAACGGACTGATAAGACAATATTTACCTAAAAAAACAGACTTTACAAAAATCACTGATTACCAAGTAAAACAGATACAAGAGAAATTAAATCTAAGACCTAGAAAAAGGTTCAATTATGAAAATCCTATATTTGTAATGGATCAATTATTATTTAACCCAGAAGTTGCATTTATGACTTGA
- a CDS encoding metallophosphoesterase codes for MRWIVPIIILLAIEVYAFQAFKTLFKFWWSLGIYTGITAVVVGLLIYSFYESSPNVSLTGFRAYMGGIFLSLLLLKLSVVFWMFGEDIIRLLVYAYRKLFTTSTENLPSRRKFISTIALGLGAIPFLSLLYGMYKGKYNFKVLSYELEFDNLPEAFDGYTITQLSDIHSGSFDNTEKIEYAINLVNEQESDVILFTGDLVNNLADEMTPWTPLFSQLKAEDGVFSILGNHDYGDYYNFESQTDKQQNFEDLVNVHSDLGWDLLRNERRELVRGDSKLHLIGVENWGKGGFKKAGDFEKAADGVEAADFKILMSHDPSHWDEVIQHHKKDVQLTLSGHTHGMQFGIEIPGWFKWSPVQYRYEQWAGIYENAKRFINVNRGFGFLAYPGRVGIWPEVTVIKLKRKSKTEV; via the coding sequence ATGCGCTGGATTGTCCCTATTATTATCCTTCTTGCTATTGAGGTCTATGCCTTTCAAGCCTTTAAAACCCTGTTTAAATTTTGGTGGAGCCTTGGGATTTACACTGGCATCACCGCTGTTGTGGTAGGACTGTTGATTTATTCCTTCTATGAGTCAAGTCCAAATGTCTCGCTTACTGGTTTTCGAGCTTATATGGGTGGCATTTTCTTAAGTTTACTTTTACTGAAGTTGAGTGTGGTGTTCTGGATGTTTGGTGAAGATATTATTCGTTTATTGGTTTATGCTTACCGTAAACTATTCACTACATCCACAGAAAACTTACCCTCTCGACGAAAATTTATAAGCACTATTGCTCTTGGACTTGGAGCTATCCCTTTCCTTTCACTTTTGTATGGGATGTACAAGGGTAAGTATAACTTTAAGGTATTGTCCTATGAGTTGGAATTTGATAATCTTCCTGAAGCTTTTGACGGCTATACCATTACCCAACTGAGTGATATCCATAGCGGAAGTTTTGATAATACGGAAAAAATTGAATACGCGATCAACTTAGTCAATGAACAGGAGTCTGATGTGATCTTATTTACTGGCGATCTCGTTAATAATTTAGCTGATGAAATGACACCTTGGACCCCTCTTTTTAGTCAATTGAAAGCGGAAGATGGTGTTTTTTCTATATTGGGAAATCACGATTACGGCGATTATTATAATTTTGAAAGTCAAACTGATAAGCAACAAAATTTTGAAGATCTTGTAAATGTTCATTCCGACTTGGGTTGGGATTTATTAAGAAATGAACGCAGAGAATTGGTAAGAGGGGATAGTAAATTACATTTGATTGGCGTTGAAAATTGGGGGAAAGGAGGTTTCAAAAAAGCAGGGGATTTTGAAAAAGCTGCTGATGGGGTAGAGGCTGCTGACTTTAAGATTTTGATGAGCCATGATCCTTCTCATTGGGACGAAGTCATTCAACACCATAAGAAAGATGTTCAACTTACATTGAGTGGCCATACCCATGGAATGCAATTTGGGATTGAAATCCCAGGTTGGTTCAAGTGGAGTCCTGTTCAATATCGCTATGAGCAATGGGCTGGAATATATGAAAATGCCAAGCGATTCATTAACGTCAATCGGGGGTTTGGCTTCTTGGCCTACCCAGGTAGAGTTGGTATATGGCCAGAAGTGACCGTTATTAAATTGAAGCGAAAATCAAAGACTGAGGTGTAA